The DNA window GGCCGTATCTCAGTCCCAGTGTGGCCGATCACCCTCTCAGGCCGGCTATCCATCGAAGCCTTGGTGGGCCATTACCCCGCCAACAAGCTAATGGAGCGCGGACTCATCCCTAAGCGACAGGTTGCCCCGCCTTTGACCTCAGGAAGATGCCTTCCCGTGGTCTTATCTGGTATTAGACCTCCTTTCGGAGGATTATCCCAGACTTAAGGGTAGATTGTCCACGTGTTACTCACCCGTTCGCCACTTTACTCGCCCAACCGAAGCCGGGCTTTCTCGTTCGACTTGCATGTATTAAGCACGCCGCCAGCGTTCGTTCTGAGCCAGGATCAAACTCTCCACAACATATTAAAACATATTGATTTCAATTTGATTCCTGATTCCGAACAATACCTTTCAAAAAAGGAACGCTCATGTTCGGATCGTTTGGAAACTTCAAATAGAAAAGGGTCTCGAAATTCAAATAATTCCGGACCTACAGTAAACCTGCAGGACCCGCCTCTTCTTAACAATCCGATGGCTATTAAGTTGTCAAAGAACAGTCACAAAAAATCTGCCGACAATTTCTCCGGCAGACACCCAGTATAAGGGGCTGCCAAACACATGTCAAGTGCTTTCTTCAGGTTATTTTCGTAAAGAAGTAACTCCTCTGAAGCGAATCTAATATACGAAAACATCTCCCAAAAATCAAGCTCTTTATCTTAGTCGCACCACTTGGCGTCATCGACCATCTTCTCTATCGGCGGGCCATCATAATACTTAACCCAGTGGGTGTCAAGACCTATTTGAGGGAAAAAGTGCAAAGTTGAAACATTTAGCTAAGCGACAGGGATATAGGATGTTGCACTGCGTTGTGAGGTGCTTTGTGGGGTGCGAATGCGGTTGATTGGAATGCGATGACGGGGAGACGACCGCAGTGGGACTGATTTCCAATAAGATGACCTGAAGAGCATTGGTGGGGATTCATGTCTTGAGGGGATTTTCCGATATGAATTAAGTAATAGCAAAGATAAGGAACGAAGGAGGTAGCAAGAGAAAATGAATATACTAATTGTCGAAGACTCAGTGATCATCCGCAGGGTTATAGCGAAGGTAGTCAAGGCTAATGGATTTACACCTCTCGAAGCTGAGAACGGTGCTGACGGCTTGGTCAAACTGCGCAAACATTATTCCAATATCTGGCTGGTTGTGCTCGACTGGAATATGCCGATCATGGACGGGTTTGAGGTTCTGACCAGAATGAGAGCCACCCCTGAGTACGATAGAATTCCAATCCTTATGGCCACCGCCGATGGTGCTGAGGACGATGTTGTAAAAGCCCTCAAGGCTGGAGCAAATTCGTATCTGGTGAAACCGTTCGCCGAGGAAGCTCTCTCTGAACGAATCAAGGAGCTATTGCCCAACCGTCCCGGAGTGTCGCAATAGAACGTTAATTCATTTCAAGGGGACCGGAAAAAGATCAAGGTAATCCATAAGTGAAGAGTCTTAGCTACATAACAAGCCGGGACAATCCGCCAGCTGACCTCGGTAGAATACTCGAAAAGTACGGGCAACTTACTTCCATTGTTCCCGATGGATCCATGCCTTCAACTGTTCCAGATATCGTACTGGTGGAGGACGATATTATCTCTGACGATTCGCCTTTGCCTGAGGCGATCAAGACAGCCCAAACTCTGGGCATTCCGATAGTTCTCGTGAACGTTCTGGCGGAGAATAATAGCCCTGACGCCAAGTTGTCAGAAATCGCCTACGGGATGATTTCCAGGCCGTTTCTACCGGAGACTGTTGAGAGTGTGTTGCAGTCGCTTCCCGACAGAGCGCTGATGACCAAGATCATCAGCAGTGCTCTTCAGGCGGTTATCTACGTGCTTGAGACAACCACAGGCTCATCCGTTCGTCAGAACCAGGATGCAACCCCCCCGATCGGAGACGACAAAGGTTATTGTGGCAGCGTTCCTCTGTCTGGTGATGTTGATGGCACCTTGACCGTGCTGCTCCCCTACAATCTGGCCGTACAAACAGCCGCGCGGATTCTGGGCTGCGATTCATCGAAAGTCAAACAATCGTGGATCCGCGACGGCGTCGGCGAAATCACAAATCAAGTCGCCGGACGTTTAAGAACCGAACTCTCCCATGAGGGACGAGATATCGTCATCGCCATTCCGGAAGTAAAGGAATCCAAACCGTGGCACTGGACGAAGAATGGGCTTGAGGATTCCTTCTATTTAGAATGTCTGGGCTATCAGTTTATTCTACAACTGTCGATCCGTATCAAAGTCAAAGCACCGATGTCTACCTGATTCGACACCGCCCTTCTTACTATACATTTGCCTGAACTTCCACTTGATCGGACACATCTGGCGCTCCATCACGTTCTATGGGATAATTGACCCCAGAGCCTGGTCGATGTATACTGTTGTTCTAATTACGGTTGGTGTGCAATCTGAAGCTCTCACAGACAAGGAGCGTAAATCATCGTGCCTGACTTTGACAAAGACGGAACACTTTGCCACCTCGATTGGGGACGGAGTGGAGTCGAACGAGCGGCAACTCGGGGGGATCTAATTATAGTTGTCGATACGCTCAGCTTCTCCACAACGGCGATCACAGCGGTCGAGAACGGTGCAGTCGTGTATCCGTGTCGAGAGGATGACGACCCGCACAAACTGGCGCAAAGAGTGAATGCCGTAGTGGCTGTTGGAAGAAAAGAAGTACCACAGCGCGGTCGGTTCTCCCTCTCCCCTCTCACCTGCACCGAAGTAGAGTCGGGCACACGAATAGTATTACCGTCGCCCAATGGCGCTACCTGTGTACGAGTAGCCCTGGGACCATCATCGAGAATTCTAATCGGTGCCTTAATCAACGCGCGTGCAACGGCGACGATGGCAGGCAAGGTTGCTAAACCAGATTGCCAATCAGCAGGAATAACGGTTATCGCATGTGGTGAGAGATTCAAGATTCCTACCGCCGACGGAACGATTCGCTTTGCTCTTGAAGACTATCTCGGGGCCGGAGCAATTCTGTCATACATTGATTCTGTCAAGACACCTGAAGCCAGAGTGTGTGAAACCGCATTCATTGGCAACCGGGATAGATTGACCGACATTCTATTGGAATGTGAAAGTGGTCAGGAGTTACGAGAGATCGGTTTTGGCGATGACGTTCGCTACGCATCGCAGTTGAATCGTAGCGATACCATTCCTATATTGCGTGATGGTGTTCTGACAGCGTGAATGCTATGCGCTTAGCCATTCTTTTGCTTGACACTGTAGCCAGGATTCGTATACTTAAGCATTGAAGAATTGATAGTCTTTTATACAATACCGAATCTGTTCCGCAATCAGGCTTCGCGGTTTCGCAGATTTCTGACTACTGACAAATCACCGTGATCTGTGCGAATCCTGCAGCCAGAGAAGCAGAACGATTTGAATCTCCAAGGAGGTGGATTTATGAAACGAGTGGGTTTGATTCTCACACTGACCACAGTGGCTGTGCTTGGCATAGCTACAGTGGTGAGCGCAGGAATTACGATTGAGAAGTCGGGGCCGGGAGCAGCCCCGGGAGACTCGATTTATTCGGGTGCAGAAGTCCGATTTGACGTTCGTCTGCACAATAATTCCGGGGGTAACATTGACGGCATGACCAATGGGTTCATAATGTATTCACCCGACGGGGCTGCTTGGGCTCCACCTGTTACCACTCTGGACTCCGGATTTGTGATCGCCTTTGACCTGGATCGCGGTATCAATGAATTCAGCGTTGACGGTATGGGTGCCGATACGATCGGTATCTGGGGAGTCAAATTGCACGGCTCGGGACTCCCAAACGGATACGACGGTATCATTGCAACTATGTCAACTTCGGTTGATACGTCCCAAGTGGGTAAGACACTTTGCATCGACTCAGTGTTCTTCCCTCCTTCAGGATACTGGCTGTGGGCTATTGACGGCGGCACAAATTACCATCCGTCGTGGGGAGGACCGTATTGCTATCCGATTATTCCAGGCTCTTCTGTTCCGGACGGTGGCATCACGGTAGAGCTGTCGGGTCCTGGCGCGGGTCCGGGAAACACGATCAACTGCAACCAACCCGTGACGTTCAATATTAATCTGGATAACACAACCGGCGAATTCATTCAGGGCATGACCAAC is part of the Candidatus Zixiibacteriota bacterium genome and encodes:
- a CDS encoding response regulator, with protein sequence MNILIVEDSVIIRRVIAKVVKANGFTPLEAENGADGLVKLRKHYSNIWLVVLDWNMPIMDGFEVLTRMRATPEYDRIPILMATADGAEDDVVKALKAGANSYLVKPFAEEALSERIKELLPNRPGVSQ
- a CDS encoding chemotaxis protein CheX; amino-acid sequence: MKSLSYITSRDNPPADLGRILEKYGQLTSIVPDGSMPSTVPDIVLVEDDIISDDSPLPEAIKTAQTLGIPIVLVNVLAENNSPDAKLSEIAYGMISRPFLPETVESVLQSLPDRALMTKIISSALQAVIYVLETTTGSSVRQNQDATPPIGDDKGYCGSVPLSGDVDGTLTVLLPYNLAVQTAARILGCDSSKVKQSWIRDGVGEITNQVAGRLRTELSHEGRDIVIAIPEVKESKPWHWTKNGLEDSFYLECLGYQFILQLSIRIKVKAPMST
- a CDS encoding 2-phosphosulfolactate phosphatase — translated: MPDFDKDGTLCHLDWGRSGVERAATRGDLIIVVDTLSFSTTAITAVENGAVVYPCREDDDPHKLAQRVNAVVAVGRKEVPQRGRFSLSPLTCTEVESGTRIVLPSPNGATCVRVALGPSSRILIGALINARATATMAGKVAKPDCQSAGITVIACGERFKIPTADGTIRFALEDYLGAGAILSYIDSVKTPEARVCETAFIGNRDRLTDILLECESGQELREIGFGDDVRYASQLNRSDTIPILRDGVLTA